In Corynebacterium nuruki S6-4, the following proteins share a genomic window:
- a CDS encoding MMPL family transporter, whose product MAKLLYRIGRSAYLHRWRFIAVWLIILVGAGVAGVTMQKNTTMNMTIPGLESVDTQDEMQQRFPDQGDELTAPTGTIVVRAPEGEKLSDPAVKADLDSLVKDIRAQSYLKDTDQIVDPITGAAGTEQMLTKQMTPQLKAQGLSDQQVKDQIASDVKDVSPLSPDGRTGTFDVNFDVDTATDVNTSDAENLENLLKDHRTDNLDISYSGTVFQLGAVQGGAEIIGIIIAALILIITFGSFLAAGLPLITALVGVGTGIMLITAGTALTDSINDMTPTLASMIGLAVGIDYALFIVSRFRNELIAAAGGNNMTPAELKDAIKKLSFRQRAHLAGLAVGKAGSAVCFAGLTVIIALVALWIINIPFLTAMALAAAGTVLIAVLVAITLLPAILGAFGTKAFAARAPYVKAPDPEDEKPTMGLKWVRQVRKRPVAFLIGGVVLLGILAAPVGGLKLAMPTDGTSNLGSPARTSYEWIDEGFGPGRNAPMIALVTADDLGEKEAQQSFAAAAEQIGSVDGVQHTMLAGMSEDGKSALVKITPEYGATDEKTSDTLKSIRDGEETFHDKTGAKFAVAGVTPIYDDVSARLSDVLIPYIAIVVVLAFIILMIVFRSLWVPLIAALGFALSVGATFGATVAIWQWGWLGITNDPQPIISFLPIMLIGIVFGLAMDYQVFLVTRMREGYVHGKTAGNAVSNGFKHGARVVTAAALIMISVFAAFMTMDENFIKVMGSALAMAVFFDAFIVRMVIVPASLFLLGDRAWKLPKWLDRILPKVDVEGEGLIGLEAPEEEQKATVGAGTSDD is encoded by the coding sequence ATGGCTAAACTCCTCTACCGGATCGGACGATCCGCATATCTCCACCGATGGCGGTTCATCGCCGTCTGGCTCATCATCCTCGTCGGCGCCGGTGTCGCCGGTGTGACGATGCAGAAGAACACCACGATGAACATGACGATCCCGGGTCTCGAGTCCGTCGACACCCAGGACGAGATGCAGCAGCGGTTCCCCGACCAGGGCGACGAGCTCACCGCCCCGACCGGCACCATCGTCGTGCGCGCGCCGGAGGGCGAGAAGCTCTCGGACCCCGCGGTCAAGGCCGACCTCGACAGCCTGGTCAAGGACATCAGGGCCCAGAGCTACCTCAAGGACACCGACCAGATCGTCGACCCGATCACCGGTGCCGCCGGCACCGAGCAGATGCTGACCAAGCAGATGACCCCGCAGCTCAAGGCGCAGGGCCTCAGCGACCAGCAGGTCAAGGATCAGATCGCCAGCGACGTCAAGGACGTCTCCCCGCTCAGCCCCGACGGCCGCACCGGCACCTTCGACGTCAACTTCGACGTCGACACGGCCACCGACGTCAACACCTCGGACGCCGAGAACCTGGAGAACCTCCTCAAGGACCACCGGACCGACAACCTCGACATCTCCTACTCCGGCACGGTCTTCCAGCTCGGCGCCGTCCAGGGTGGTGCGGAGATCATCGGTATCATCATTGCCGCCCTGATCCTCATCATCACCTTCGGCTCCTTCCTCGCCGCGGGTCTGCCGCTGATCACCGCGCTGGTCGGCGTGGGTACCGGCATCATGCTCATCACCGCCGGCACCGCGCTCACCGACTCGATCAACGACATGACGCCGACCCTGGCGTCCATGATCGGTCTGGCCGTCGGTATCGACTACGCACTGTTCATCGTCTCGCGGTTCCGCAACGAACTCATCGCGGCCGCCGGCGGCAACAACATGACGCCGGCCGAACTCAAGGACGCGATCAAGAAGCTCAGCTTCCGGCAGCGTGCCCACCTCGCCGGCCTCGCCGTCGGCAAGGCCGGCTCCGCGGTCTGCTTCGCGGGCCTGACGGTCATCATCGCGCTGGTGGCGCTGTGGATCATCAACATCCCCTTCCTCACCGCCATGGCACTCGCCGCCGCGGGCACCGTGCTCATCGCCGTGCTCGTGGCCATCACCCTGCTGCCGGCGATCCTCGGCGCCTTCGGCACCAAGGCCTTCGCGGCCCGGGCCCCCTACGTCAAGGCGCCGGACCCCGAGGACGAGAAGCCCACCATGGGCCTGAAGTGGGTCCGGCAGGTCCGCAAGCGCCCGGTCGCCTTCCTCATCGGCGGTGTCGTCCTGCTCGGCATCCTCGCCGCCCCGGTCGGCGGCCTCAAGCTCGCCATGCCGACCGACGGCACCTCCAACCTCGGCAGCCCCGCCCGTACCTCCTACGAGTGGATCGACGAAGGCTTCGGCCCGGGCCGCAACGCCCCCATGATCGCCCTCGTCACCGCCGACGACCTCGGCGAGAAGGAGGCCCAGCAGTCCTTCGCCGCCGCCGCCGAACAGATCGGCAGCGTCGACGGAGTGCAGCACACCATGCTCGCCGGCATGTCCGAGGACGGCAAGTCCGCCCTCGTCAAGATCACCCCGGAGTACGGGGCCACCGACGAGAAGACCTCGGACACCCTGAAGTCCATCCGTGACGGCGAGGAGACCTTCCACGACAAGACCGGCGCCAAATTCGCCGTCGCCGGCGTCACCCCGATCTACGACGACGTCTCCGCACGACTGTCCGACGTCCTCATCCCCTACATCGCCATCGTCGTGGTGCTGGCGTTCATCATCCTCATGATCGTCTTCCGGTCGCTGTGGGTGCCGCTGATCGCCGCGCTGGGCTTCGCCCTGTCGGTCGGCGCCACCTTCGGTGCCACCGTCGCCATCTGGCAGTGGGGCTGGCTCGGCATCACCAACGATCCGCAGCCGATCATCTCGTTCCTGCCGATCATGCTCATCGGCATCGTGTTCGGACTCGCCATGGACTACCAGGTGTTCCTGGTGACCCGCATGCGCGAGGGCTACGTCCACGGCAAGACCGCCGGCAACGCCGTCTCCAACGGCTTCAAGCACGGTGCCCGCGTGGTCACCGCCGCCGCACTGATCATGATCTCGGTCTTCGCCGCCTTCATGACCATGGACGAGAACTTCATCAAGGTGATGGGGTCCGCGCTCGCCATGGCCGTCTTCTTCGACGCCTTCATCGTGCGCATGGTCATCGTCCCCGCCTCCCTCTTCCTGCTCGGTGACCGGGCCTGGAAGCTGCCGAAGTGGCTCGACCGGATCCTGCCGAAGGTCGACGTCGAGGGTGAGGGCCTGATCGGACTCGAGGCTCCCGAGGAGGAGCAGAAGGCCACCGTCGGCGCCGGGACCTCCGATGACTGA
- a CDS encoding TetR/AcrR family transcriptional regulator — translation MTDNAPQPSLREQKKEETRRALSRAAAELLLAEGNEGMTVAAIAERAGVSTRTFHNYFPRREDALLTFIEFTVDEWRVLVEQAPAGEDPLSTMQRLVTERIDDRDGTAGLSGDPGSLLNLMSIGDHLSYVTGPQDKERVRHLADGLLEALYRRPGHRMSRQAIALLVISSLAAGAIAVETSQQPGPAESISLPPWAAVRDDRPQDPGTVLDEEFTMLRGGFGG, via the coding sequence ATGACTGACAACGCCCCGCAGCCGTCGCTCCGCGAGCAGAAGAAGGAGGAGACCCGGCGCGCGCTGTCCCGGGCCGCCGCCGAACTCCTGCTCGCCGAGGGCAACGAGGGCATGACGGTCGCCGCCATCGCGGAGCGGGCGGGAGTGTCCACCCGGACCTTCCACAACTATTTCCCGCGCCGTGAGGACGCCCTGCTCACGTTCATCGAGTTCACCGTCGACGAATGGCGGGTGCTCGTGGAACAGGCCCCCGCCGGTGAGGATCCGCTGTCGACCATGCAACGACTGGTCACCGAACGGATCGACGACCGGGACGGGACCGCCGGGCTGTCAGGCGATCCGGGGTCGCTGCTCAACCTCATGAGCATCGGCGACCACCTCAGCTACGTCACCGGACCGCAGGACAAGGAGCGCGTCCGTCATCTGGCGGACGGGCTGCTGGAGGCCCTGTACCGGCGACCGGGGCACCGGATGTCCCGGCAGGCCATCGCTCTGCTCGTGATCTCCAGTCTGGCGGCCGGGGCCATCGCGGTGGAGACCTCACAACAACCCGGCCCCGCGGAGAGCATCAGTCTGCCGCCGTGGGCCGCGGTGCGTGACGACAGGCCACAGGACCCGGGCACCGTACTCGACGAAGAGTTCACCATGCTTCGCGGCGGCTTCGGCGGGTAG
- a CDS encoding phosphatase PAP2 family protein: MTTTREAVERRTGTAVMTTWRTRALDYLVQPRLWFEIVMLAVLYIVYSFIRNLVHSDKAEAFVNGRAILAWQDGLHLSLERPLNDLVDAVPAIAAVSAVIYASLHFVVTPAVLGWLFVSHSKSYRFFSTALIITTGLALIGFFLLPTAPPRMLADEGFVDIMAKTGSWGWWPESGTPASDAVSNPYAAMPSLHCAWSTWCGIMLVAFSSKTWLRVLGALYPFVTFFVVMGTANHYFIDVLAGLATLVCGTLLAVGARALWRWYLARHVEVVTAPLDAAN, translated from the coding sequence TTGACCACGACGAGGGAAGCTGTCGAGCGTCGGACCGGTACCGCGGTGATGACGACCTGGCGCACCCGTGCGCTCGACTACCTCGTCCAGCCCCGGCTGTGGTTCGAGATCGTCATGCTGGCGGTGCTCTACATCGTCTACTCATTCATCCGGAACCTCGTCCACAGTGACAAGGCCGAGGCCTTCGTCAACGGTCGCGCGATCCTCGCCTGGCAGGACGGACTGCACCTGTCGTTGGAGCGTCCGCTCAATGATCTGGTGGACGCCGTCCCGGCCATCGCCGCGGTCTCCGCGGTCATCTATGCGTCGTTGCATTTCGTCGTCACCCCGGCGGTCCTCGGCTGGTTGTTCGTCAGCCACTCGAAGAGCTACCGCTTCTTCAGCACCGCGCTGATCATCACCACCGGGCTGGCGCTCATCGGGTTCTTCCTCCTGCCGACGGCCCCGCCCCGGATGCTCGCCGACGAGGGTTTCGTCGACATCATGGCGAAGACCGGCAGCTGGGGCTGGTGGCCGGAGTCCGGCACGCCGGCGTCGGACGCCGTCTCCAACCCCTACGCCGCCATGCCGTCCCTGCACTGCGCCTGGTCCACCTGGTGCGGCATCATGCTGGTGGCCTTCTCGTCGAAGACCTGGCTGCGGGTCCTCGGCGCCCTGTACCCGTTCGTCACCTTCTTCGTGGTGATGGGCACGGCGAACCACTACTTCATCGACGTCCTGGCGGGGCTCGCCACCCTGGTCTGCGGCACGCTGCTCGCCGTCGGGGCACGTGCCCTGTGGCGCTGGTACCTCGCACGCCATGTCGAGGTCGTCACCGCGCCGCTGGACGCCGCGAACTGA
- a CDS encoding 3-hydroxyisobutyryl-CoA hydrolase: MENNDITTDVTTDTVTATTRGRVGHIVLDRPRALNALNHAMIDGIGAAFDRFRPGNGAGGTGDAVDTVLVSSASPKAFCSGGDVRAVRETDLTGDYSAGDSYFHDEYDVNHDFATFPLPTVALIDGITMGGGLGMSMHATYRVITERAWASMPEMAIGFVTDVGISHTFTHLPALATAGRPTTALGLWLATTAYRLTPADLLWTGLATHLVADAADFTDVLTTDGPDAALATAQSPADAGEAPLAAKAAWIGEVFTPGEGESWADIAARFEASVAAGHPVAQETAGLLASANPESLVAATELFRFAADHTLRQALDAEFSLGSWLRHRPNFAEGVRAVLVDKDRDAHFEPAMLAGVDASVVPELRAVLAQLG; encoded by the coding sequence ATGGAGAACAACGACATCACCACCGACGTCACCACCGACACCGTCACCGCCACGACCCGGGGGAGGGTGGGGCATATCGTCCTCGACCGACCCCGGGCCCTCAACGCGCTGAACCACGCGATGATCGACGGGATCGGCGCAGCCTTCGACCGCTTCCGCCCCGGGAACGGCGCCGGCGGCACCGGTGACGCCGTCGACACCGTCCTCGTCAGTTCCGCGAGCCCGAAGGCGTTCTGCTCGGGCGGGGACGTCCGCGCGGTCCGGGAGACGGACCTCACCGGCGACTACTCCGCCGGGGACAGCTACTTCCACGACGAATACGACGTCAACCATGATTTCGCGACCTTCCCGCTGCCCACCGTCGCCCTCATCGACGGCATCACGATGGGTGGCGGCCTCGGCATGTCCATGCACGCCACCTACCGCGTCATCACGGAGCGGGCCTGGGCCTCCATGCCCGAAATGGCGATCGGTTTCGTCACCGACGTGGGCATCTCCCACACCTTCACCCACCTGCCCGCACTCGCGACCGCGGGACGGCCCACCACCGCGCTCGGCCTGTGGCTGGCGACGACCGCCTACCGCCTCACCCCCGCGGACCTGCTGTGGACCGGGCTGGCCACCCACCTCGTCGCGGACGCCGCCGACTTCACCGACGTCCTCACCACCGACGGGCCGGACGCCGCCCTGGCGACCGCGCAGTCCCCCGCCGATGCCGGCGAGGCACCGCTCGCGGCGAAGGCGGCGTGGATCGGGGAGGTCTTCACCCCGGGGGAGGGGGAGAGCTGGGCCGACATCGCCGCCCGGTTCGAGGCCTCGGTCGCCGCGGGGCATCCGGTGGCGCAGGAGACCGCCGGACTGCTGGCGTCGGCGAACCCCGAGTCCCTCGTCGCCGCCACGGAACTGTTCCGCTTCGCCGCGGACCACACCCTGCGGCAGGCGTTGGACGCCGAGTTCAGTCTCGGGTCGTGGCTGCGCCATCGGCCGAACTTCGCCGAGGGGGTGCGGGCCGTGCTCGTCGACAAGGACCGGGACGCGCACTTCGAGCCGGCGATGCTGGCCGGGGTCGACGCCTCGGTGGTCCCGGAGCTGCGCGCGGTGCTGGCGCAGCTCGGCTGA
- a CDS encoding nicotinamide mononucleotide transporter family protein yields the protein MSGSLFTSLLDAQWTIGDTAILWREIIGNGFGIASAIGGMRRVVWAWPVGIVGNILLFTVFLGGVFHTPQDLDLYGQAGRQVMFLIVSGYGWWQWRRAKTAGLREPAQTDPSRSIVTEPADTYEAVQPHWASARERVLMLVVAVVGTCGFAWVFSSLGSWGPWSDAWIFTGSLLATLGMARGWTEFWLIWIAVDLVGVPLLFSAGYYPSAVLYIVYAAFVIWGFAVWVRVQRETGARRRVAEMPRRSPQHASR from the coding sequence ATGTCCGGATCATTGTTCACCTCATTACTCGACGCACAGTGGACCATCGGGGACACGGCCATCCTGTGGCGCGAGATCATCGGCAACGGCTTCGGCATCGCCTCCGCCATCGGCGGCATGCGCCGCGTCGTCTGGGCCTGGCCGGTGGGCATCGTCGGCAATATCCTGCTGTTCACCGTCTTCCTCGGCGGCGTGTTCCACACCCCGCAGGACCTCGACCTCTACGGGCAGGCCGGCCGCCAGGTCATGTTCCTCATCGTCAGCGGCTACGGCTGGTGGCAGTGGCGGCGGGCGAAGACCGCGGGGCTGCGCGAGCCGGCGCAGACCGACCCCTCCCGGTCCATCGTCACCGAGCCCGCCGACACCTATGAGGCGGTGCAGCCGCACTGGGCCAGTGCCCGGGAACGGGTGCTCATGCTCGTCGTCGCCGTGGTCGGCACCTGCGGGTTCGCCTGGGTCTTCTCCTCGCTCGGCTCCTGGGGTCCGTGGTCGGACGCCTGGATCTTCACCGGGTCGCTCCTCGCCACGCTCGGTATGGCCCGCGGCTGGACCGAGTTCTGGCTCATCTGGATCGCCGTCGACCTCGTCGGCGTGCCGCTGCTGTTCTCCGCCGGCTACTACCCCAGCGCCGTCCTCTACATCGTTTACGCGGCGTTCGTGATCTGGGGATTCGCCGTGTGGGTCCGGGTGCAGCGCGAGACCGGGGCACGCCGCCGGGTGGCGGAGATGCCGCGGCGGTCACCGCAGCACGCGTCCCGCTGA
- a CDS encoding membrane protein, producing the protein MLHVMSYALVDTLNILLIGVVVAAGVMLPAAEKGGRYGRVATLLILGDWLGVLVLALLSLLVFDGIGDAVGTFVDSPVFGILLILTGVFIAVMAWRGGDDAALIERILGPLRTPTVATFGTGFVLGLVQSVTSGPFFAGILVMSAGDFTVVTRYVGMIGYACVALSLPFLTALVVGYVRRRPYSRLGRGFAVMQRNRATVARGAGYLGAVLLTLLGITHLL; encoded by the coding sequence GTGCTGCACGTCATGTCCTACGCCCTGGTCGACACGCTCAACATCCTGTTGATCGGCGTGGTCGTCGCCGCGGGCGTCATGCTCCCCGCCGCGGAGAAGGGCGGACGCTACGGCCGGGTCGCCACCCTGCTGATCCTCGGCGACTGGCTCGGCGTGCTCGTGCTCGCCCTGCTGTCCCTCCTGGTCTTCGACGGTATCGGCGACGCGGTCGGGACCTTCGTCGATTCACCCGTCTTCGGCATCCTGCTCATCCTCACCGGCGTGTTCATCGCGGTGATGGCCTGGCGCGGCGGGGACGACGCGGCCCTGATCGAGCGGATCCTCGGCCCGCTGCGGACGCCGACCGTCGCGACCTTCGGCACCGGCTTCGTCCTCGGCCTCGTCCAGTCGGTTACCTCGGGCCCCTTCTTCGCCGGCATCCTCGTCATGAGCGCCGGCGACTTCACCGTCGTCACCCGCTATGTCGGGATGATCGGCTACGCCTGTGTCGCCCTCAGCCTGCCGTTCCTCACCGCGCTGGTGGTCGGGTACGTGCGGCGCCGCCCGTACAGCCGGCTCGGCCGCGGGTTCGCGGTGATGCAGCGCAACAGGGCCACCGTCGCCCGGGGCGCCGGATACCTCGGTGCGGTCCTGCTGACCCTGCTGGGGATCACGCACCTGCTGTGA